The following proteins are encoded in a genomic region of Burkholderia stabilis:
- a CDS encoding nuclear transport factor 2 family protein produces MNDRIHELLERNLQEVFGEGDAARRRAAIEALYTEDCVLYVPPGTFVGHDALDTFAGDLRATHPHFAYIAHGKPQALHNAGRVTWGSGPRGEAPEYTGVDVIIVRDGKIAALYVFLDSEPS; encoded by the coding sequence ATGAACGACCGTATCCATGAACTGCTCGAACGCAATCTGCAGGAAGTCTTCGGCGAAGGCGACGCGGCACGCCGCCGCGCCGCGATCGAGGCGCTTTATACCGAGGACTGTGTGCTCTACGTGCCGCCCGGCACGTTCGTCGGGCACGACGCGCTCGACACGTTCGCCGGAGATCTGCGCGCGACGCATCCTCATTTCGCCTATATCGCGCACGGCAAGCCGCAGGCGCTTCACAATGCCGGCCGCGTTACGTGGGGTTCCGGCCCGCGCGGCGAAGCGCCCGAATATACGGGCGTGGACGTGATCATCGTGCGCGACGGGAAGATTGCCGCGCTTTACGTGTTCCTCGATTCGGAGCCGTCGTAG
- a CDS encoding glutathione S-transferase family protein, translated as MERKPAGKIAVDAGSDPGTSTLDVFAFATPNSVKVPIALEEMGVEYRLVPVDLRRGEQKTDAFRAMNPDAKVPVLVDRSAAGEGDIVVSESAAILVYLAEKTGQLLPASGPQRGKVFEQLFFHASELSPAFLQAFRVTIHASPEPDAKARALAEVDRTLGVLDRVLDRVLDRSRYVAGDTYSIADIAHFGWLWRHQAIGATLDRFPSVARWYDEISARPAVVTAVEKILALAR; from the coding sequence ATGGAACGCAAACCCGCAGGAAAGATTGCCGTCGACGCAGGCAGCGACCCCGGCACGAGCACGCTCGACGTGTTCGCATTCGCGACGCCGAACAGCGTCAAGGTGCCCATCGCGCTGGAAGAGATGGGCGTCGAATACCGGCTCGTTCCGGTCGACCTGCGCCGCGGCGAACAGAAGACCGACGCGTTCAGGGCGATGAACCCCGACGCGAAGGTGCCGGTGCTCGTCGATCGCTCGGCAGCTGGGGAGGGCGATATCGTGGTGAGCGAGTCGGCCGCGATCCTGGTCTACCTCGCGGAGAAAACCGGGCAACTGCTGCCCGCGAGCGGCCCGCAGCGCGGCAAGGTGTTCGAGCAACTGTTCTTTCATGCGTCAGAGTTGAGCCCGGCATTCCTGCAGGCTTTCCGGGTGACGATCCACGCGTCGCCGGAACCGGATGCGAAAGCGCGCGCGCTGGCGGAAGTCGATCGGACGCTCGGCGTGCTCGATCGCGTGCTCGATCGCGTGCTCGACCGCAGCCGATACGTGGCCGGCGATACGTACAGCATCGCGGACATCGCGCACTTCGGCTGGTTGTGGCGCCATCAGGCGATCGGCGCGACGCTCGACCGCTTTCCGTCCGTCGCGCGCTGGTATGACGAAATTTCCGCGCGCCCGGCGGTGGTCACCGCCGTCGAGAAAATACTGGCGCTCGCACGCTGA
- a CDS encoding GlxA family transcriptional regulator, producing MHRIGFFVCHGHDALDLAGPLSAFNQVIKAAGHTPYDLHVVSQSGGPILGNAGLPIETKPIGRRTVDTVIFVGGDIDPMQTPENIAAARKLGSRAARVASVCTGAFLLAETGLLDGLRATTHWLYAAQLQSRFPRIRVECDSIYIADGRIWTSAGIAAGIDLALAMIERDMGAEIARTVARYLVVPYRRPGGQSQFSEMSQMEPESDRIRIALNFAREHLAEALPVERLADAARLSLRQFGRAFRRETGETPARAVERLRVEAARLRLQGGSEPIEQIALAVGFADPERMRRAFVKLHGHPPQSIRRESRLNSER from the coding sequence ATGCATCGAATTGGATTCTTCGTTTGCCACGGCCACGATGCGCTCGATCTGGCCGGCCCCTTGTCGGCTTTCAATCAGGTGATCAAAGCCGCCGGCCATACTCCATATGATCTTCATGTCGTCTCGCAGTCGGGCGGCCCCATTCTAGGCAATGCGGGCCTTCCGATCGAGACGAAACCGATCGGGAGGCGCACGGTCGACACCGTCATATTCGTGGGCGGTGACATCGATCCGATGCAGACACCGGAGAACATCGCCGCCGCCAGGAAATTGGGCTCGCGAGCTGCACGCGTGGCAAGCGTGTGTACGGGCGCGTTCTTGCTTGCGGAAACCGGCTTGCTGGACGGCCTGAGAGCAACGACGCACTGGCTGTACGCAGCGCAATTGCAGTCGCGCTTCCCTCGCATCCGGGTCGAGTGCGACAGCATTTACATCGCAGATGGCCGCATCTGGACGTCGGCCGGCATCGCCGCCGGAATCGACCTGGCGCTCGCGATGATTGAACGGGATATGGGCGCTGAAATCGCGCGTACTGTCGCCCGGTATTTGGTCGTTCCATATCGCCGGCCTGGCGGTCAATCCCAATTCTCCGAGATGTCGCAGATGGAGCCGGAGTCGGATCGCATCCGCATCGCGCTGAATTTCGCCAGAGAACATCTGGCCGAAGCGTTGCCAGTCGAGCGACTCGCCGATGCCGCGAGATTGAGCCTGCGGCAATTCGGACGCGCATTTCGTCGGGAAACGGGTGAAACGCCTGCAAGGGCGGTCGAGCGCTTGCGCGTCGAAGCCGCGCGTCTGCGTCTGCAGGGCGGTAGCGAACCCATCGAACAGATTGCGCTGGCGGTGGGATTCGCCGATCCGGAGCGGATGCGAAGGGCCTTCGTCAAATTGCATGGACATCCGCCGCAATCGATCCGGCGCGAAAGCAGATTGAACAGCGAGCGCTGA